GGACTTCCGCCGGCCCAGCGAGGTCCGCAAGAGCGGTGCCGCGGTGGTGCGGCTGCTCCAGCGCTTCCCGAACGTGGTGGCGTGGGTCAACGGCCACACGCACCGCAACGCGATCACCCCGCACCCCGCCGACGACCCGGCCTGCGGCTTCTGGGAGATCAACACCGCCTCGCACGTGGACTTCCCGCAGCTGGCCCGCGTCATCGAACTGGTGGACAACCAGGACGGCACGCTGTCGCTGTTCACCACGCTCATCGAGGCCGACAGCCCCTACCAGGCCGACTACGACGACCGGTCCCCGGCCGCGCTCGCCGCCCTGTACCGGGAGCTGTCGTTCAACGACCCGCACGCCGACCTGGCCAAGCTCGGCGAGCTCGGCGACCGCAACGTCGAGCTGCTCGTCCCCGGCCGCGTGCCGACCCGGTAGCGGCGCTCCCGACGAGCGGAGACCGGCGAACTCGCCCACCCTGGTGCTGTCGACCCGCGCAGTGCTGGGAGGCCCAGGATGAGCGACGCCGGACACGTGGTCACCGGGGTGGACGGTTCCGCGGTGGCGCTCAACGCCGCGCGGTGGGCGGCGCGCGAGGCGGTGCGGCGCCAGGCCCGGTTGCGGATCGTCTACGCCGACCGCACCGCCGGCCCGGTGCTGCCGGAGCTGCCCGGCCTGCACCTGCCACCGGAGCACCTCGACAAGGTGCGCGAGCAGGTCGCGCACTGGCTGGGCATCGCCGAGCGAGCGGTGCGGGAGCAAGAGCCCGATCTCGACGTGGAGGTGGAGGCCCTCGGCGGCACCCCGGAGCACGTGCTGATCGGGGAGTCCCGCACCGCGGCGCTGGTCGTCGTGGGCGACCGCGGGTTCGGCGGGTTCACCGGTCTGCTCGCGGGCGCGGTCGCGGTGAAGGTGGCCGCGCACGCGGAGTGCTCGGTCGCGGTCGTGCCGGACACCGGGGACCCGCTGACCTTCCCCGTGACCGGCCCGGTCGTGGCGGGCATCGACGACGACCGCTCCGCCGAGGCCGTGCTGGCGCAGGCGTTCGCCGTCGCGTCGGACTACGGCGTTCCGCTGCACGTGGTGCACACCTGGGACGTGGTCGGCATCGACCTGAAGTGGTTGCGGTCGCGGGTGCCCTCCGGTGTGGTCGCGGAGAGCGAGGAGCGGTTCGTCGCGGAAGCCCTCGCGGGGTGGGGAGAGCGCTACCCGGACGTCGAGGTGCTGCGGTTCGTCGGGCGGGGCTCGCCGACGGCGGAGCTGCTGTCGCGCGCCAAGGAGGCGCAGCTGGTGGTCGTGGGAGCACGCGGCCGCGGCCGGGTCGCCGGGGTGCACCTGGGTTCGACGAGCAGCAAACTGCTGCACCACTCGCCGTGCCCCGTCTTCATCGTCCGCCCGGCTGGGCAAGCCGCCACGTCGTGAGGCGACCGGTGCGCTCGGTGCGCGTCGCGCTGCGGTGTCCACGTGAGACGGACACCGGCGGTTCTCGTCCCCGTGCAACGCGTCCGATGCAGACGGTCGACTGTCCACTGAGGTCCGTTCAACGCGCTTGAGCGCGGTGTTCCCGATCTTGGGACCAGTCTCGGCACTGCTGCTCACACGATCCAGATCGGCGGACCGGGTAGCGCGGTCGCGGGCACAGGTTCGCTGAGGTGGCTCTTGACTGCGATCACCCGACTTCTCATCCTCAGGAAGCCATGCGTTCTTCGCCGCCCATTCGATGAGGAGTGGATATGAAGACAAAGGCCGCGCTGCTGCACGGTCCGGGCAAGGACTGGGAAGTCGATGAGATCGAACTGGGAGATCCCGTTGCCGGTGAGGTGCAGGTGCGGCTGGCAGCCTCCGGGCTGTGCCACTCCGACGAGCACGTGCGCACCGGCGCCAGCCCGGTGGCGTTCTACCCCGTCGTGGGCGGGCACGAGGGTGCCGGCGTGGTCACCAAGGTCGGCCCCGAGGTCTCGGGGATCAAGGAGGGCGACCACGTCGTCCTGGCGTTCATCCCGGGCTGCGGCACCTGCCGGCCGTGCGCCCGCGGCATGCAGAACCTCTGCGACGCGGGGGCCGGGCTGCTGACCGGCCAGGCGATCTCCGACGGCAGCTACCGGGTGACGCACCAGGGCAACCCGGTCGTGCCGATGTGCCTGCTGGGGACCTTCGCGCCGTACGTGACGGTCAACCAGGCCTCCGTGATCAAGATCGAGGACGACATCCCGCTGGACAAGGCCGCGCTGCTGGGCTGCGGCGTGTCCACCGGCTGGGGTTCGGCTACCGAGATCGGCGACACGCGCGCTGGGGACACCGTGGTCGTCGCCGGCATCGGCGGCGTCGGGATCAACTCCGTGCAGGGCGCCGCGGCGGCCGGGGCGCGGTACGTGGTCGCGGTCGACCCGGTCGAGTACAAGCGCGAGAAGGCCCTGGAACTGGGCGCCACGCACGCCTTCGCGTCGATGGAGGAGGCCGCCGGCCCGGTCAACGAGATGACCTGGGGGCAGAACGCCAACACGGTGATCATCACGATCGGCGAGACGACCGGTGAGCACCTGCAGCCCGCGCTGTCGATGACCGCGAAGGGCGGTCAGGTCGTCGTCACGGGCATGGGGCACTACGAGCAGATCGACGCCAAGGTCAACCTGTTCGAGCTGACCCTGCTGCAGAAGCGGGTCCAAGGCGCGATCTTCGGCGGGGTCAGCCCGCGCACCCAGATCCCGCGCCTGCTGGAGCTCTACCGGCACGGCACGCTGAAGCTCGACGAGCTGATCACCACCACCTACCGGCTGGAGGACATCAACACCGGCTACCAGGACATGCTCGAGGGCAAGAACCTGCGCGGCGTCATCGTCTACGACGAGTCCGACTACTGACCGGCCCGGGGACGGCGGCCGGCCCCCGTCCCCGCGGAGCCCGGACCAGGCCGCCCGCCGAGGACGCGGGCGGCCTCGGTGCGCGGGCTGGGCTCCCGGCGCTCACTCCGCGCGCGCGGCCGGGACCCCGGAGTCGGCGAACGCGTCGGCGAGCTCGCGCATCGCCGCGTCCAGCAGTTCGGTGAGCTCGGCGTCGGCGTCGTCGAGCCACCGCTCGTACGCGGCGAGCGCGACCCCCAGGACCGCGTGCGCGATCGTCTGCGGCGCCAGGGCGTCAGCGGATCGCCCGGTCCGCTCGCCGACGAACTCGGCGATGACCTGGCGCCAGGCCCGGAAGCGCAGCGTCGAGTGCGCCTGCAGCGCGGGCACACCCAGGATCAGCCGCATCCGGCGGCGGTGCGCCGGCACCTGCTCCGGCGGCACCCGGTTGAACTCGACCAGGCAGTGCCGGATGGTGTCCATCAGCGGGACCCCGGTGGGGGAGGCGCGCAGGTCGGCGCGCAGCCGGGCCAGCTCGGCGTCGAAATCACCCCACGGCACGTCGTTCTTCGACGGGAAGTAGTGGAAGAACGTGCGCCGCGCGATGCCCGCGGCGCGCGCGATGTCGCTGACCGTGGTGTTGTCGAAGCCCTGCTCGTCGAAGAGGTCGAAGGCCACCTGTTCCAGCTCGGCGGCGCTGGTCACCCTCCGCCGTCCGCCGGTCCGCGCGGTTGCTCCGGCAGTGTTGCGTCCCAAGAGTTCTCGCTCCAGGTCTTCCAAAGTGCACCGGGTGCAAATACGGTGACGGCGGTGGATGGGTCACCGTCGACAGGAGCATCCCATGGCTGAGGAACTGGACGGAGCGGGAACCACCGAGGCGGTCGTCGAGGAGGAACTCCTCGTCGAAGAGGTCTCGATCGACGGGATGTGCGGGGTCTACTGATGACCACCGCGGCGGAGTTCGACCCGAGCCTGGGCTACGAGTTGAACCCGCAGGTCGCGCTGCGCCCCGAGCCGTTCGGGGCGCTCGCGTACCACTTCGGCAACCGGAAGTTGTCGTTCTTGAAGGTCCCCGAGCTGGTGGAGCTGGTGCGCGGGCTGGGCGAGCACGCCAGCGTCGAGGACGCACTGCTGGCCGTGCCGCGGGAGCGGCGCGCGTCGTTCCGGCGGGCGCTGGCCTCGCTGGCCGCCTCGGACATGATCCGGCCCCGTTGACCGAGTGGAGGCGACGTGACTGCGGTGGAACCGGTGCCCTCGCTGGTCGAGCAGTTCAAGGGGGGCCTGGACGCCCCCATCTGCCTGACGTGGGAGTGGACCTACGCCTGCAACCTGACCTGCGAGCACTGCCTCTCGTCCTCCGGCAGGCGCGACCCGCGCGAGCTGAGCACCGCGGAGATGAAGGCGGTCATCGACGAGCTGCAGCGGATGCAGGTGTTCTACGTCAACGTCGGCGGCGGTGAACCGACGGTGCGCCCGGACTTCTGGGAGCTGCTGGACCACGCCGTCGAGCACCAGGTGGGCGTCAAGTTCTCCACCAACGGCCTGCGGATCGACGCGGAGCGGGCGCGCCGGCTGGCGGCCACCGACTACGTCGACGTGCAGGTCTCGCTGGACGGCGCCACGCGGGAGGTCAACGACGCGGTCCGCGGACCCGGCTCGTTCGACATGGCGGTGCGCGCGCTGCGCCACCTCGCCGACGCCGGTGTGCGGCAGCCGAAGATCTCCGTGGTGATGACCCGGCAGAACGTCGGGCAGCTCGACGACTTCCTGGCCATGGCCGACGAGTTCGGCGCGCAGCTGCGCATCACCCGGCTGCGGCCGTCCGGGCGCGGCGCGGACGTGTGGGACGAGCTGCACCCGACCGACGAGCAGCAGCACCAGATCTACGCCTGGCTGGTCGAGCACGGTGACCGGGTGCTCACCGGCGACTCGTTCTTCCACCTCAACGCGCTGGGGTCCAGCCCGCTGCCGGGGCTGAACCTGTGCGGCGCGGGCCGGGTGGTGTGCCTGATCGACCCGGTGGGTGACGTCTACGCCTGCCCGTTCGCCATCCACGACGCCTTCAAGGCCGGGAACGTGCGAGAGGAGGGCGGGTTCGCGCGGGTGTGGCGGTCCTCGGAGCTGTTCACCGAGCTGCGGCAGCCGCAGTCGGGCGGTGCCTGCCGGTCGTGCTCGGCCTACGACGCCTGCCAGGGCGGGTGCATGGCGGCGAAGTTCTTCACCGGCCTCCCGCTGGACGGGCCGGACCCGGAGTGCGTGAAGGGCCACGGCGCGGCGGCGCTGTCCCACGTGGACAGGTCGGGGTTGCCGAAGCCGTCGCAGGACCACTCGCGTTCGTCCCGGCGCGCGGTCGACCTGGGGCTGCCCGCCGTGCCGGCCAAGCCGTGCGACTCGAGCCCGCTGGCGGCCGGTGCATGAGCCTCGTGGACCGGGTGCGGCTCGGCGCCACCGAGGCGCCGTCCCGAGTGCTGTTCGGGCCGCACGAGACGAACCTCGGGCGCGGACGGGCGCTGTCGGACCGGCACGTCGCCTACTACCGGGCGCGCGCCGCGGGTGGTGCGGGCGTGGTCGTCACCGAGACGGCCAGCGTGCACGACTCGGACTGGCCCTACGAGCGGGCACCGCTGGCCGCCGAGTGCGGCCCGGGGTGGGCCGCGATCGCTGACGCCTGCCGCCCGCACGGCACGGTCGTGCTCGCCGGGCTCGGCCACGCCGGGTCGCAGGGTTCGTCGGCGTTCTCCCAGCGAGCGCTGTGGGCTCCCTCCCGGGTGCCGGACGTGGTCAGCCGCGAGCTGCCCGTGGAGGTCGAGCAGGACGAGATCGACGCGCTGGTGGCGGGTTTCGCCGCCGCCACCCGGTCGGCCGTGCGCGCCGGGTTGCACGGCGTGGAGCTCGAGGCCGGGCAGTTCTCCCTGCTGCGCCAGTTCCTCTCCGGGCTGACCAACCACCGCTCCGACGA
This region of Saccharopolyspora hordei genomic DNA includes:
- a CDS encoding NDMA-dependent alcohol dehydrogenase produces the protein MKTKAALLHGPGKDWEVDEIELGDPVAGEVQVRLAASGLCHSDEHVRTGASPVAFYPVVGGHEGAGVVTKVGPEVSGIKEGDHVVLAFIPGCGTCRPCARGMQNLCDAGAGLLTGQAISDGSYRVTHQGNPVVPMCLLGTFAPYVTVNQASVIKIEDDIPLDKAALLGCGVSTGWGSATEIGDTRAGDTVVVAGIGGVGINSVQGAAAAGARYVVAVDPVEYKREKALELGATHAFASMEEAAGPVNEMTWGQNANTVIITIGETTGEHLQPALSMTAKGGQVVVTGMGHYEQIDAKVNLFELTLLQKRVQGAIFGGVSPRTQIPRLLELYRHGTLKLDELITTTYRLEDINTGYQDMLEGKNLRGVIVYDESDY
- the mftC gene encoding mycofactocin radical SAM maturase (MftC is a radical SAM/SPASM enzyme that catalyzes the first two steps in biosynthesis of the electron carrier mycofactocin from the terminal Val-Tyr dipeptide of the precursor peptide MftA.), with product MTAVEPVPSLVEQFKGGLDAPICLTWEWTYACNLTCEHCLSSSGRRDPRELSTAEMKAVIDELQRMQVFYVNVGGGEPTVRPDFWELLDHAVEHQVGVKFSTNGLRIDAERARRLAATDYVDVQVSLDGATREVNDAVRGPGSFDMAVRALRHLADAGVRQPKISVVMTRQNVGQLDDFLAMADEFGAQLRITRLRPSGRGADVWDELHPTDEQQHQIYAWLVEHGDRVLTGDSFFHLNALGSSPLPGLNLCGAGRVVCLIDPVGDVYACPFAIHDAFKAGNVREEGGFARVWRSSELFTELRQPQSGGACRSCSAYDACQGGCMAAKFFTGLPLDGPDPECVKGHGAAALSHVDRSGLPKPSQDHSRSSRRAVDLGLPAVPAKPCDSSPLAAGA
- a CDS encoding universal stress protein; translated protein: MSDAGHVVTGVDGSAVALNAARWAAREAVRRQARLRIVYADRTAGPVLPELPGLHLPPEHLDKVREQVAHWLGIAERAVREQEPDLDVEVEALGGTPEHVLIGESRTAALVVVGDRGFGGFTGLLAGAVAVKVAAHAECSVAVVPDTGDPLTFPVTGPVVAGIDDDRSAEAVLAQAFAVASDYGVPLHVVHTWDVVGIDLKWLRSRVPSGVVAESEERFVAEALAGWGERYPDVEVLRFVGRGSPTAELLSRAKEAQLVVVGARGRGRVAGVHLGSTSSKLLHHSPCPVFIVRPAGQAATS
- the mftA gene encoding mycofactocin precursor MftA (Mycofactocin is a small molecule electron carrier derived from the final two amino acids, Val-Tyr, of MftA, the mycofactocin precursor. It plays a role in redox homeostasis and the metabolism of alcohols and aldehydes in Actinobacteria, including Mycobacterium tuberculosis.), with the protein product MAEELDGAGTTEAVVEEELLVEEVSIDGMCGVY
- the mftR gene encoding mycofactocin system transcriptional regulator (MftR, the mycofactocin system transcriptional regulator, is an uncharacterized TetR family DNA-binding transcription factor. Its role is inferred by context. It occurs as part of the biosynthesis locus for mycofactocin, a partially characterized electron carrier derived from the terminal Val-Tyr dipeptide of the precursor peptide MftA, through a radical SAM enzyme-mediated process.), producing MGRNTAGATARTGGRRRVTSAAELEQVAFDLFDEQGFDNTTVSDIARAAGIARRTFFHYFPSKNDVPWGDFDAELARLRADLRASPTGVPLMDTIRHCLVEFNRVPPEQVPAHRRRMRLILGVPALQAHSTLRFRAWRQVIAEFVGERTGRSADALAPQTIAHAVLGVALAAYERWLDDADAELTELLDAAMRELADAFADSGVPAARAE
- the mftB gene encoding mycofactocin biosynthesis chaperone MftB (MftB, a small protein, is a peptide chaperone that assists the radical SAM enzyme MftC in performing two modifications to the C-terminal Val-Tyr dipeptide of the mycofactocin precursor peptide, MftA. MftB's role is analogous to the role of PqqD in the biosynthesis of PQQ, a cofactor that derives entirely from a Tyr and a Glu in the precursor PqqA.), producing MTTAAEFDPSLGYELNPQVALRPEPFGALAYHFGNRKLSFLKVPELVELVRGLGEHASVEDALLAVPRERRASFRRALASLAASDMIRPR